A single region of the Bacillota bacterium genome encodes:
- a CDS encoding sodium:glutamate symporter, producing the protein MSYSSATLLVDFAYASAFLLVGKFLRTRVRFFQEFFVPSSLIAGFLGLILGPNGFNLVQFSREMGAYSGLLIILVFVSVGLRGFDFSVRRWRQDIERIGSYMCFREIAYMSQYTLPMVFAYYILSPVFSGLHPGFGMTLGAGFIGGHGTAAAIGNTFAKYGWADATDLAMTSATIGILTGVFGGVILIRWAARNGITRYIKDYGNLPDELRTGLIPAGIRGDIGKETVSPLSIDPLVWHFALVLVPSGIGYLLAGFIAKQWGLNVPSFSVGFLVAVLMYYMLSLIGANKYVDDKVISRIGSSATDFLVFFGIAAIRLPVVVKYAAPFGLLIALGILLVVGVFLYFAPRLVRKDWFERGIFVYGYATGVYAIGFILLRIVDPDMRSRTLDDTAILSPFFVPVDLLVISTAPILLSTGRFWTMVGPAFAYLAFFLLLPRIMGWWYAKLPLARHDPPRD; encoded by the coding sequence ATGAGTTACAGTTCCGCGACCCTGCTGGTGGATTTCGCCTACGCATCCGCCTTTCTACTGGTGGGCAAATTCCTGCGCACAAGGGTCAGGTTCTTCCAGGAGTTCTTCGTGCCGTCCAGCCTCATCGCCGGTTTCCTGGGGCTAATCCTGGGTCCAAACGGATTCAACCTGGTGCAGTTCTCACGCGAAATGGGCGCCTACTCAGGACTACTGATAATACTCGTATTTGTTTCTGTGGGACTTCGCGGGTTCGACTTCTCCGTGAGGCGATGGAGGCAGGACATCGAGCGAATCGGAAGCTACATGTGCTTCAGAGAAATCGCATACATGAGCCAGTACACCCTGCCAATGGTTTTTGCCTACTATATCCTGAGTCCCGTGTTTAGTGGACTTCATCCTGGTTTCGGAATGACGCTGGGGGCGGGATTTATTGGAGGGCACGGGACCGCCGCGGCTATCGGGAATACGTTCGCCAAATACGGCTGGGCGGATGCGACCGACCTGGCCATGACGTCGGCTACTATCGGTATCCTGACAGGCGTTTTCGGCGGCGTAATACTCATAAGGTGGGCAGCCAGAAACGGCATAACCAGATACATCAAGGATTACGGGAACCTGCCTGACGAATTGCGCACCGGATTGATACCCGCAGGGATAAGGGGCGATATTGGAAAAGAGACCGTTTCTCCTCTGTCGATCGACCCCCTAGTCTGGCATTTCGCGCTGGTGCTGGTCCCCTCGGGCATAGGGTATCTGCTGGCGGGATTCATCGCAAAACAGTGGGGCCTGAACGTGCCGTCCTTCTCGGTGGGTTTCCTGGTAGCAGTCCTGATGTACTACATGCTTAGCCTGATCGGAGCCAACAAGTACGTAGATGACAAGGTCATTTCCAGGATAGGAAGCTCGGCGACCGACTTCCTGGTGTTCTTCGGAATCGCAGCCATAAGACTCCCCGTTGTGGTCAAATATGCAGCACCGTTCGGATTACTGATCGCACTGGGCATATTGCTCGTAGTGGGAGTATTCCTGTACTTCGCACCCCGCCTGGTAAGGAAAGACTGGTTCGAACGGGGGATCTTCGTGTACGGCTACGCCACAGGGGTTTACGCCATTGGGTTCATACTCCTGAGGATCGTCGACCCCGACATGAGGTCCAGGACCCTCGATGACACAGCGATCCTGTCTCCGTTTTTCGTCCCCGTTGACCTGCTGGTCATATCCACTGCTCCGATACTACTCTCCACCGGAAGATTCTGGACGATGGTGGGTCCGGCGTTTGCCTACCTGGCATTCTTCTTGCTCCTGCCGCGGATAATGGGCTGGTGGTACGCCAAGTTGCCCCTGGCAAGGCACGATCCGCCCCGGGATTGA